The following are encoded in a window of Rosa chinensis cultivar Old Blush chromosome 4, RchiOBHm-V2, whole genome shotgun sequence genomic DNA:
- the LOC112198804 gene encoding F-box protein At3g07870 → MEILSRLTPNTLINCRCVCKSWLFVISHPHFNRLLHSRSPIGIFIQTFPHPIRWKGRILEFTQIVECAAPDLQLEKMSFRPKVSIPLIGDKEGFITKNGLLNSCNGLLCLSGPKRNDILYVCNPILGEFITTPPLKNGIDYLAFNGLGFSAATIEYKVLKTCQANQAQIYTIGTGVWRDIGQAPFGIVWFPFNAFLHGALHWATQYWSGYEFMHSFNFETEKFQTIPPPSHFALKRKLKERVTLGVLGRCLLLCAFEDDSSKFDMWVMKDYGVQESWTKFLVIENLSPTRSLTRADYEPIMFLSNGEILMSYDASAVVCYNPETKSFKETSIGPIGLGFVATSYSPSFVSLYYISKGEEVESVRDNENFNKLFHKGSSSSACSVRPPHKSTKLNPGNCQPVVQEGLPRPRIITSSVASSKLNPGYCSPAVQEGLPSSKA, encoded by the exons ATGGAAATTCTCTCCAGGCTCACTCCCAACACTCTCATCAACTGCAGGTGCGTTTGCAAATCATGGCTTTTTGTGATTTCCCACCCTCATTTTAATCGTCTCCTCCATTCAAGATCCCCAATTGGCATCTTCATCCAGACATTTCCTCATCCCATCAGATGGAAAGGGAGGATACTAGAGTTCACCCAGATAGTAGAATGTGCTGCTCCTGATTTGCAGCTAGAGAAGATGAGTTTTCGTCCCAAAGTTAGCATACCGCTTATTGGTGACAAAGAGGGTTTCATAACGAAAAATGGTTTGTTAAACTCCTGCAATGGTTTACTTTGCTTGTCTGGACCGAAAAGAAATGATATCTTGTATGTGTGTAATCCAATTTTGGGTGAGTTCATCACCACACCACCTCTTAAAAATGGTATAGACTACCTCGCTTTTAATGGACTTGGTTTTAGTGCTGCTACCATTGAGTACAAAGTGTTAAAGACTTGCCAGGCGAATCAGGCTCAGATATACACCATTGGTACTGGAGTTTGGAGAGACATTGGACAGGCTCCTTTTGGCATTGTGTGGTTTCCGTTTAATGCTTTTCTACATGGAGCTCTTCATTGGGCTACCCAGTATTGGTCGGGTTATGAGTTTATGCATTCCTTCAACTTTGAAACAGAAAAGTTTCAAACAATACCCCCACCTAGCCACTTTGCACTGAAAAGGAAACTTAAAGAGCGGGTAACCTTGGGAGTGCTGGGACGTTGTCTCCTCTTATGTGCCTTTGAAGATGACAGTAGCAAATTTGATATGTGGGTTATGAAGGATTATGGTGTCCAAGAGTCTTGGACAAAGTTTCTTGTTATTGAAAACTTGAGCCCCACAAGAAGTTTGACACGTGCAGACTATGAACCAATTATGTTCTTGAGTAACGGTGAAATCTTAATGTCGTATGATGCTTCTGCTGTGGTTTGTTATAATCCAGAAACAAAGAGTTTCAAGGAAACTAGTATTGGTCCGATTGGGTTAGGATTTGTCGCTACGTCTTATAGTCCATCCTTTGTTTCACTCTACTATATTTCAAAAGGAGAGGAGGTGGAAAG TGTAAGAGACAATGAGAACTTCAATAAGCTGTTTCATAAAGGAAGTAGTAGTTCTGCTTGTTCTGTGAGGCCACCCCATAAGTCCACAAAACTCAACCCAGGGAATTGCCAGCCTGTTGTTCAAGAGGGTCTCCCTAGGCCTAGAATCATAACTTCCTCTGTTGCT TCCTCAAAACTCAACCCAGGCTATTGTTCCCCTGCTGTTCAAGAGGGCCTCCCTAGCTCTAAAGCCTAA